Proteins encoded by one window of Panicum virgatum strain AP13 chromosome 7N, P.virgatum_v5, whole genome shotgun sequence:
- the LOC120683983 gene encoding desiccation-related protein PCC13-62-like → MGSPASTTAVAAVVVVVLLCGASARAQDMDKEWARPPYRGFFGVPGSMLPQSDVDLLEFPLNLEYLETEFFCWSALGYGLDAIDANLTGGGPPSIGGQSASLTPFVRDVATQFCYQEVGHLRAIKQTVRGFPRPLLDISAANFGKIIEQALNATLDPPFNPYENSVNFLIASYIIPYVGLTGYVGANPKLLTPQARKLLAGLLGVESAQDAVIRTLLYERGMTRVASYGVGVAEVTAHISDLRNALGRRGVKDEGLVVAPGQGPEGVTVGNVIAGDHLSLAFDRTPEEILGIVYGTGNPAQHGGFFPQGADGRIARGFLV, encoded by the exons atgggTTCACCGGCATCGACGACGGCCGTcgccgcggtggtggtggtggtcctGCTGTGCGGCGCGTCCGCGCGCGCGCAGGACATGGACAAGgagtgggcgcggccgccgtaCCGTGGGTTCTTCGGCGTCCCCGGCTCGATGCTGCCGCAGTCGGACGTGGACCTGCTGGAGTTCCCGCTGAACCTCGAGTACCTGGAGACGGAGTTCTTCTGCTGGTCCGCGCTGGGGTACGGCCTCGACGCCATCGACGCcaacctcaccggcggcgggccGCCCTCCATCGGCGGCCAGTCCGCCTCCCTCACCCCCTTCGTCCGCGACGTCGCCACCCAGTTCTGCTACCAGGAAGTCGGGCACCTCAG GGCGATCAAGCAGACGGTGCGGGGCTTCCCGCGGCCGCTGCTGGACATCAGCGCGGCCAACTTCGGCAAGATCATCGAGCAGGCGCTGAACGCGACGCTGGACCCGCCCTTCAACCCCTACGAGAACAGCGTCAACTTCCTCATCGCCTCCTACATCATCCCCTACGTCGGCCTCACCGGCTACGTCGGCGCCAACCCTAAGCTCCTCACGCCCCAGGCCAGGAAG CTGCTGGCGGGGCTGCTGGGGGTGGAGTCGGCGCAGGACGCGGTGATCCGGACGCTGCTGTACGAGCGCGGGATGACGCGCGTGGCGAGCTACGGCGTCGGGGTGGCGGAGGTCACGGCGCACATCTCGGACCTGCGGAACGCGCTGGGGCGGCGGGGCGTCAAGGACGAGGGGCTGGTGGTGGCGCCGGGACAGGGGCCGGAGGGGGTCACCGTGGGGAACGTCATCGCCGGCGACCACCTCTCGCTCGCCTTCGACCGCACGCCCGAGGAGATCCTCGGCATCGTGTACGGCACCGGCAACCCCGCCCAGCACGGCGGGTTCTTCCCCCAGGGCGCCGACGGCCGCATCGCCAGGGGGTTCCTCGTGTAG
- the LOC120683579 gene encoding BTB/POZ and MATH domain-containing protein 1-like, producing MRTSSWCTAETVHGTHTFEVDGFSLHKGLGVDRFIGSAAFTVGGFDWCIRFYPDGRFLIGDGGDSFCICLELLSEKAEVRALYHLRLVHHAGAPWSVGWRDAPTLFTTMDASRYGSGWESYKSISRRDMEASGHIHDDRIVIECDITVIKEPQVAEAAAVVPPSDLSVSFGKLLESEEGADVKFIVQGEVFPAHKIVVATQSPVFKAQLYGPVGEGNRECITIEDMQAPVFKALLHFIYTDSLPAVEDIDSNEKEMMKYLLVAADRYAMERLKLICEGILCGSLDVETVATTLCLADQHNCTKLKDACIDYINSLDRINEVVASQGYLHLKTACPSVFVNMWEKEKVTKSQKN from the coding sequence ATGAGGACGTCGTCGTGGTGCACGGCGGAGACGGTGCACGGCACGCACACGTTCGAGGTCGATGGGTTCAGCCTGCACAAGGGTCTCGGCGTCGACCGCTTCATCGGGTCCGCCGCCTTCACCGTCGGCGGCTTCGACTGGTGCATCCGCTTCTACCCCGATGGTCGATTCCTCATAGGGGATGGCGGAGACTCCTTCTGTATCTGTCTGGAGCTTCTGAGCGAGAAAGCCGAGGTGAGAGCGCTCTATCACCTCAGATTGGTGCACCATGCCGGAGCACCGTGGTCGGTCGGCTGGAGGGACGCACCGACGCTGTTTACCACCATGGACGCGAGTAGGTACGGCAGTGGCTGGGAATCATACAAGTCCATTAGCAGGAGGGATATGGAAGCTTCCGGGCACATACACGATGACCGCATCGTGATTGAGTGCGACATTACTGTTATCAAGGAACCACAGGTAGCTGAGGCCGCCGCGGTGGTGCCTCCTTCAGACTTGTCGGTTAGCTTTGGAAAATTGTTGGAATCAGAGGAAGGAGCAGATGTGAAATTCATTGTTCAAGGGGAGGTTTTCCCTGCCCACAAGATTGTTGTCGCGACACAATCACCGGTCTTCAAGGCGCAGCTCTACGGGCCTGTAGGGGAGGGAAACAGAGAGTGCATAACAATTGAAGACATGCAGGCTCCTGTTTTCAAGGCATTGCTTCACTTCATCTACACAGACTCATTGCCCGCAGTGGAGGATATTGACAGCAATGaaaaggaaatgatgaagtaCCTTCTTGTGGCTGCAGATAGATATGCCATGGAGAGGCTCAAGTTGATTTGTGAGGGAATCCTTTGTGGAAGCCTTGATGTTGAAACTGTTGCAACCACTCTATGTCTAGCTGATCAGCATAACTGCACAAAGCTCAAAGATGCTTGCATTGACTATATCAACTCGTTGGATAGAATAAATGAGGTGGTGGCAAGCCAAGGGTATCTGCACCTTAAAACGGCATGTCCTTCTGTCTTCGTGAATATGTGGGAGAAGGAGAAAGTGACCAAATCTCAAAAAAATTAG